One genomic region from Spirosoma sp. KCTC 42546 encodes:
- a CDS encoding DUF6169 family protein — MSPTIAAIFFDFFRTREQVIVYVCDTFDKRQSVRARKFDAWFYSYSRVHLAKLNKIIPDGERFTFISMILHDQHPYRNQVAEAFFELGEEHK; from the coding sequence ATTTCGCCCACTATCGCAGCTATCTTCTTCGATTTTTTTCGAACACGTGAACAAGTTATCGTCTATGTATGCGATACATTCGACAAAAGGCAATCGGTCCGTGCTCGAAAATTCGATGCGTGGTTTTACTCATATAGCCGTGTGCATCTGGCTAAATTGAACAAGATTATTCCAGATGGAGAGCGCTTTACATTTATTTCTATGATCCTTCACGATCAACACCCGTATCGCAATCAGGTAGCAGAAGCATTTTTCGAACTGGGGGAGGAACATAAATGA
- a CDS encoding multidrug effflux MFS transporter has protein sequence MTRRQHFIIILILGTLSTISPFSIDMYLPGFPAIARDLHTSISQVQLSLTAYLVGISVGQLLYGPLLDRYGRKLPLYAGLVVYLLASIGCAFSTSIETLIAMRLLQALGGCVGLVSAQALVRDLFPVSDIAQVFSLLTLVVAVSPMIAPTVGGYATIAFGWHSIFLILAIITALIIVGIYFALPDGKQPDDSLSLRPNAVLGSFFTVLKQPQFLTYALVGGMATSAPFAYLAGSSDVFMNIYKVNEQEYGWIFAFLAIAVIAPTQLNRFFLRRYSSEQIILATLLYQSIIGLLLVSGTWAGLYGQYSLIAMLFLFLCGQGITGPNASALSLAPFSRHAGSAAALMGSFRMGFGACVSAAVSVLHNNTAVPMVGVMTACVLFGLAVLWVGQRVIQHRSKDDNIDEPMAEAVL, from the coding sequence ATGACTCGTCGACAGCATTTTATTATTATTCTGATTTTAGGGACACTCTCTACAATTAGTCCGTTTTCCATCGACATGTATTTGCCGGGCTTTCCGGCTATTGCCAGAGACCTGCATACCTCAATTTCGCAGGTTCAGTTATCCCTGACCGCTTATCTGGTGGGCATTTCGGTTGGGCAGCTGCTTTATGGCCCGTTACTGGATCGATATGGTCGTAAACTTCCGCTCTATGCCGGTTTGGTGGTCTATCTGCTGGCTTCGATAGGCTGCGCGTTCAGTACCTCGATAGAAACGCTGATTGCCATGCGGCTCCTGCAAGCGTTAGGTGGCTGCGTGGGCCTGGTATCCGCTCAGGCTTTAGTACGCGACTTATTCCCTGTCTCTGACATTGCTCAGGTTTTTTCGCTGCTCACGCTGGTAGTTGCGGTCTCACCCATGATTGCCCCAACAGTTGGTGGCTATGCAACAATTGCCTTCGGCTGGCATTCTATTTTCCTTATTCTGGCCATTATAACCGCCCTGATTATTGTTGGAATCTATTTTGCGTTACCCGACGGCAAACAACCTGATGACTCCTTGTCATTACGCCCAAACGCCGTATTGGGTAGCTTCTTTACCGTATTGAAGCAGCCTCAATTTTTAACCTATGCGCTGGTAGGCGGTATGGCTACGTCGGCCCCCTTCGCGTATCTGGCCGGTTCCTCCGATGTATTCATGAACATTTACAAAGTCAATGAGCAGGAGTATGGATGGATATTTGCCTTTCTGGCCATCGCCGTCATTGCCCCCACTCAGTTAAATCGCTTTTTCCTGAGACGGTACAGCAGCGAACAAATCATTTTAGCAACCCTCCTCTACCAATCGATAATTGGCCTGCTGTTGGTTTCGGGTACCTGGGCGGGGTTGTATGGCCAATATAGCCTGATTGCCATGTTATTTTTATTCTTGTGTGGTCAGGGAATAACCGGCCCAAATGCATCAGCGCTTTCACTGGCTCCATTTTCCCGTCATGCTGGCAGTGCTGCGGCTCTAATGGGCAGTTTTCGGATGGGGTTTGGTGCCTGCGTTTCGGCGGCTGTGAGTGTCTTGCACAACAACACGGCCGTTCCGATGGTCGGTGTTATGACAGCCTGCGTACTCTTTGGCCTGGCTGTTCTTTGGGTCGGACAGCGAGTCATTCAGCACCGGAGCAAGGACGATAATATCGACGAACCCATGGCCGAGGCTGTGCTTTGA
- a CDS encoding M1 family metallopeptidase, translating to MRLLIFICLIAFGTAQAQSLYMPRNVKKAYQKDTRSMDGKPGSKYWQNSARYAITVTATPPSRTIQGTEEIIYVNNSPDTLATLVFKLILNSHKSGAIRQAPASPDYLTTGIHIDRYTENGSAKPWRDAGVATSKQVVLNKPLMPHDSVKLSFEWHYDLSVESGREGMLDSTTLFLAYFYPRVAVYDDYYGWDRTTFTEAQEFYNDFNDYTLTVNVPKDYIVWSTGDLQNPTDVLQPTYAKRLSESLQTDSLIHVATLADLRAKQVTTQQPVNSWTWKASNVSDMAVCISNHYVWDASSVVVDKKTNRRASVQAAFLDNANDFHQMVGFGRHSLDWFSNNLPGIPYPYAKTTIVQGFADMEYPMMVNDGTTTDLNFSRFVAEHEIAHTWFPFYMGINETRYGFMDEGWTTAFEYLISQADLGTAQATKNFQQFRVNGWINDPSAEQDLPIVTPANILSGAAMGNNEYGKAALGYLALKELLGETGFKKSLHEFINRWHGKHPNPWDMFYSFNSASGKDLNWFWNNWFFSNNYIDLAIQKVEASPTQCTITIQNIGGYAAPVDVVLNFTDGTTETVHQTPVIWQANQKVAVVKIPVKKKVQSLTLAGGIFMDADERNNSWKAK from the coding sequence ATGAGACTACTTATTTTCATTTGTTTGATAGCCTTCGGAACGGCGCAGGCCCAGAGTTTGTACATGCCGCGTAACGTAAAAAAAGCGTACCAGAAAGACACTCGTTCCATGGACGGGAAACCGGGCAGCAAGTACTGGCAGAATTCTGCCCGCTATGCCATCACCGTTACAGCTACACCGCCCAGCCGAACCATTCAGGGAACCGAAGAAATTATATACGTCAACAACAGCCCCGATACGCTGGCTACACTGGTCTTCAAATTAATCCTGAACAGTCACAAATCAGGGGCCATCCGACAGGCACCAGCCTCGCCCGATTACCTGACAACAGGAATCCACATTGACCGATACACCGAGAATGGCTCTGCCAAACCCTGGCGGGACGCCGGTGTTGCCACATCTAAACAGGTGGTACTGAACAAACCGCTGATGCCCCATGATTCCGTGAAACTTTCGTTCGAGTGGCATTATGATCTGTCGGTTGAAAGCGGACGGGAAGGGATGCTTGATTCCACCACACTTTTCCTTGCCTATTTCTACCCACGCGTAGCGGTGTACGACGACTATTATGGCTGGGACCGAACCACATTTACTGAAGCCCAGGAGTTTTACAACGATTTCAATGACTATACCCTGACCGTCAATGTGCCGAAAGATTACATCGTCTGGTCGACTGGTGATTTACAGAATCCTACCGATGTATTGCAGCCAACCTACGCCAAACGCCTGAGCGAATCCTTACAAACCGATTCCCTTATTCACGTTGCCACCCTCGCCGATTTAAGGGCGAAACAGGTAACAACCCAACAGCCTGTCAATAGCTGGACATGGAAAGCAAGTAACGTGTCGGATATGGCGGTCTGCATCAGTAACCACTACGTTTGGGATGCATCGAGCGTTGTAGTGGATAAAAAGACAAATCGGCGGGCGAGCGTTCAGGCGGCTTTTCTGGATAACGCCAACGATTTCCATCAGATGGTTGGTTTCGGTCGTCACTCCCTCGACTGGTTTTCAAACAACCTGCCTGGCATTCCGTATCCCTACGCCAAAACAACCATCGTTCAGGGCTTTGCGGATATGGAATACCCCATGATGGTAAACGATGGTACCACCACCGATTTGAATTTTTCGCGTTTTGTGGCCGAGCATGAAATTGCCCATACCTGGTTTCCATTTTACATGGGCATCAATGAAACCCGCTACGGATTTATGGACGAAGGCTGGACAACGGCCTTTGAATACCTGATTAGTCAGGCCGATTTAGGAACGGCTCAGGCCACCAAAAACTTCCAGCAGTTTCGGGTGAACGGGTGGATTAATGACCCATCGGCGGAACAGGATTTACCGATCGTAACGCCCGCCAACATATTAAGTGGGGCGGCTATGGGAAATAATGAATACGGGAAAGCCGCGCTGGGGTATCTGGCCCTAAAAGAACTACTGGGTGAGACTGGTTTCAAAAAGAGCCTGCATGAGTTTATCAACCGCTGGCATGGCAAACACCCCAATCCCTGGGATATGTTCTACAGTTTCAACAGCGCTTCGGGCAAAGACCTGAACTGGTTCTGGAACAACTGGTTTTTCAGCAACAACTACATCGACTTAGCTATCCAGAAGGTAGAGGCCTCCCCTACCCAGTGCACGATCACGATCCAGAATATCGGTGGGTATGCTGCCCCCGTAGATGTGGTCCTCAACTTTACAGATGGCACGACCGAAACAGTTCACCAAACTCCGGTAATCTGGCAGGCGAATCAAAAAGTAGCCGTGGTGAAAATACCGGTTAAAAAGAAGGTTCAGTCGCTCACCCTGGCGGGAGGTATTTTTATGGATGCCGACGAACGTAACAATAGCTGGAAAGCGAAGTAA
- a CDS encoding DEAD/DEAH box helicase produces MPDHVASDHDYCLEGILIPTLTDSLLSKHSAGFNSFSDGYTEIQPQDIAINQGVFTSASRLAYFPTVIVKQTEQSLLVSCTCDLPKVRLCEHQVQVLASLIRRRELRIFFDQALRYQAIRQVAQDYGLENEPSLDDLFELSHENKFVNIKPKRKELISLTQADKDYLTAQLVPKSAHKLSVPNEPAPTLKRILVFTKHRFYDHFCLELFEAATAGNGKLKSPFTALQPLDLLGKVDNLDAVKFYSAVAKFQNHHRTKNEQADLEALRLVAVNPLKLPVFYHSGSVSENISSGSLVPIKLASQTTNLRLTVQQVDNFYEVWGAITLNGATYGLHQLTLKYDYFILLYDTLYLIEGADYLRVIQFFAKQNNGIVLHQSKYNAFQQEILAKLEDRVPIRYAYLKPATPAQLTEKGFDLERERIIYLSDTENYVVLTPVMKYGSVEVPVLSQRQIHSVDRKGKPFMVARDEEAEIQFVMAVMTQHPDFQDQLNQNEFFLHKKHVLEDGWFLDAFENWSSQSIRILGFNTLRNNRLNQHKAKVSVIVSSGQNWFETSLGLSYGKQQVSLKHLHRAIKNKSRFVTLDDGTQGLLPTEWLDRFTAYFQAGDIVDDRIRTPKISFASIQELYAEEELLNDVKDQLALYTKNFASFDSVRPVAVPAELRATLRDYQKEGLNWLNFLDELGFGGCLADDMGLGKTLQIIAFILLQKQKKRVSTNLIVVPTSLLFNWQAEAAKFAPTLSLHTFYGANRGLTKKEFDQYDIILTSYGTLLSDIRFLKEYLFNYIVLDESQAIKNPESQRYQAVRLLQSRNKLVLTGTPIENHTFDLYGQLSFACPGLLGSYNHFKAHYSTPIDKFADQTRARELQKKISPFILRRTKAQVATELPDKTEMILHCEMGLEQRRVYDAYEREFRNFLLTTKEGDIPRERLHVLQGLTKLRQICNSPVLLNDDEFYGDSSAKIEMLMEQIESKSPNHKILVFSQFVAMLDLIRKELESRQIGFEYLTGQTSNRGAIVDRFQTDDSIRVFLISLKAGGTGLNLTQADYVYLVDPWWNPAVENQAIDRSHRIGQTKNVIAVRLICPNTIEEKILLLQESKQELADTLVKTDASIVKSLSKSDLLNLLS; encoded by the coding sequence ATGCCAGACCATGTTGCTTCTGATCACGACTATTGTCTGGAAGGAATCCTCATTCCTACCCTGACCGACAGTCTGTTATCGAAACACAGTGCTGGCTTTAATTCGTTTTCTGACGGATATACTGAAATCCAGCCGCAGGACATTGCCATTAATCAGGGCGTATTTACAAGCGCATCCCGACTCGCGTATTTTCCTACAGTTATAGTCAAGCAAACGGAACAATCGTTGCTGGTTTCCTGCACCTGTGACCTTCCCAAAGTCAGGTTATGCGAGCATCAGGTGCAGGTTTTAGCGAGCCTGATCAGGCGCAGGGAACTCCGCATTTTCTTCGACCAGGCGCTTCGTTATCAAGCCATTAGGCAAGTGGCCCAAGACTATGGGCTGGAAAACGAACCTTCGTTAGACGATCTCTTCGAGCTTTCCCATGAGAATAAGTTTGTGAACATCAAACCCAAACGAAAAGAGCTTATTTCACTCACTCAGGCAGATAAAGACTACCTGACGGCACAGTTAGTACCAAAATCAGCGCATAAGCTCTCCGTACCCAATGAACCCGCGCCAACGCTGAAACGGATTCTTGTTTTTACCAAACACCGCTTTTACGACCACTTTTGCCTGGAGCTCTTTGAGGCCGCAACCGCAGGAAACGGGAAACTAAAGAGCCCGTTCACAGCCCTACAGCCACTCGATTTACTAGGCAAAGTTGATAACCTGGATGCGGTAAAGTTTTACTCGGCGGTTGCCAAATTCCAGAATCACCACCGCACTAAGAATGAACAGGCCGATCTGGAAGCCTTGCGTTTAGTGGCAGTTAATCCATTAAAGCTGCCCGTTTTTTACCATTCAGGTAGCGTTTCCGAGAATATCTCCTCAGGTTCGCTGGTGCCAATAAAACTGGCTAGTCAGACAACAAACCTCCGGCTGACGGTTCAACAGGTCGACAATTTTTATGAAGTGTGGGGAGCCATTACCCTCAATGGAGCCACCTATGGGTTACACCAACTGACGCTAAAATACGACTACTTTATCCTGCTCTACGATACGCTCTACCTGATTGAGGGTGCTGATTATCTGCGGGTTATTCAGTTTTTTGCGAAGCAAAACAATGGGATTGTCTTGCACCAATCGAAATACAATGCATTTCAACAGGAGATTTTAGCCAAACTTGAAGACCGGGTTCCCATCCGATACGCGTACCTGAAACCCGCCACACCCGCGCAACTGACCGAGAAAGGGTTTGATCTGGAACGGGAACGGATCATTTATTTGTCGGATACGGAGAATTACGTAGTGCTGACGCCCGTCATGAAATATGGGTCTGTAGAGGTACCCGTACTGTCGCAGCGGCAAATTCATTCGGTCGATCGAAAAGGGAAACCTTTTATGGTTGCGCGCGATGAAGAGGCTGAGATTCAGTTTGTCATGGCAGTGATGACGCAGCACCCTGATTTTCAGGACCAACTCAATCAAAATGAGTTCTTTTTACACAAAAAGCACGTATTGGAAGATGGTTGGTTTTTGGATGCATTTGAGAACTGGAGCAGTCAGTCTATTCGGATTCTGGGGTTCAATACCCTCAGAAATAACCGGCTCAATCAACATAAAGCGAAGGTCTCGGTTATTGTCAGCAGTGGGCAAAATTGGTTCGAAACTTCATTGGGCTTGTCGTATGGGAAGCAACAGGTATCCCTAAAACATCTGCATAGAGCGATCAAGAACAAGAGTCGGTTTGTTACCCTCGATGACGGTACGCAGGGCCTATTGCCAACCGAGTGGCTCGACCGCTTTACCGCCTACTTCCAGGCAGGCGATATTGTCGATGATCGAATCCGAACGCCGAAAATCAGCTTCGCCAGTATTCAGGAACTGTACGCTGAGGAGGAGTTACTGAATGACGTGAAAGACCAGTTGGCTCTGTACACAAAAAACTTCGCCAGCTTTGATTCTGTCCGTCCCGTGGCGGTGCCTGCTGAGTTACGGGCTACGCTCCGGGATTATCAGAAAGAGGGATTAAACTGGCTGAACTTTCTGGATGAACTTGGATTTGGTGGATGTCTGGCCGATGATATGGGGCTTGGCAAAACGCTCCAGATCATCGCGTTCATTCTGTTGCAAAAGCAAAAAAAACGAGTCAGTACCAATCTGATTGTGGTACCCACCTCGCTGCTGTTCAACTGGCAGGCCGAAGCAGCGAAATTTGCTCCAACCCTCAGCCTGCACACGTTTTACGGGGCGAATCGGGGCCTTACGAAAAAGGAGTTCGACCAGTACGATATCATCCTCACCTCCTACGGCACCCTACTCTCCGACATTCGCTTTTTAAAAGAATATCTCTTCAACTACATTGTCCTCGATGAATCGCAGGCCATTAAAAACCCAGAATCCCAACGGTATCAGGCCGTTCGACTATTACAATCCCGTAATAAGCTTGTATTGACAGGTACCCCTATAGAAAACCATACGTTTGATCTGTACGGTCAGCTTTCGTTTGCCTGTCCGGGTCTGCTGGGAAGCTACAACCACTTTAAAGCACATTACTCAACCCCCATCGACAAGTTTGCCGATCAGACACGTGCCCGCGAGCTTCAGAAGAAAATCAGTCCGTTTATTTTACGCCGGACCAAGGCGCAGGTGGCGACTGAGCTTCCCGACAAAACGGAGATGATTCTCCATTGCGAAATGGGGCTTGAGCAACGACGTGTCTACGATGCCTACGAACGGGAGTTTCGCAATTTTCTCCTGACAACCAAAGAAGGTGACATTCCCCGAGAACGCTTGCATGTGTTGCAGGGACTAACGAAACTGCGGCAGATCTGCAACTCGCCGGTTTTGCTTAACGATGATGAATTTTATGGCGACTCATCAGCAAAAATAGAGATGCTGATGGAGCAGATCGAGAGCAAATCGCCGAATCATAAAATCCTGGTTTTTTCGCAGTTCGTAGCCATGCTCGACCTGATCCGAAAGGAATTAGAGTCCCGACAAATTGGTTTCGAATACCTGACCGGTCAAACCAGCAACCGGGGTGCCATTGTCGATCGTTTTCAAACGGACGACAGCATTAGGGTGTTTTTAATCAGTCTGAAAGCCGGAGGAACGGGTCTCAATCTAACCCAGGCCGACTACGTGTATCTGGTTGATCCGTGGTGGAATCCGGCGGTCGAGAATCAGGCCATCGACCGGAGTCATCGCATTGGTCAAACTAAAAACGTGATCGCTGTTCGGTTGATTTGCCCCAACACGATTGAAGAAAAAATCCTGCTACTTCAGGAATCAAAGCAGGAGCTGGCCGATACCCTGGTCAAAACCGACGCATCCATTGTGAAGTCGCTCTCGAAAAGTGATTTACTGAATTTGCTGAGCTAA
- a CDS encoding M20/M25/M40 family metallo-hydrolase — protein sequence MNQLSSLTAVAFVITSFHVQAQQTPQKTPQPSGIEKRYVDEVKVLADQPAVKKAFQVFIDLEPQTKQDHVTLTEIPSPPFKESVRAKKYAAMLKEAGADSVWIDEVSNVIAKRKGRSGKKTVVVESHLDTVFPEGTDVKIKPHGDTLYAPGIGDDTRGLAAILAVLKGMEKASIETEADVLFVGAVGEEGLGDLRGVKHLLRPGSPKVDSYIAVDGDGISSIVHRGLGSHRYRVTFKGPGGHSYGSFGIVNPHSAAGKAIYYFTTEADKATRQGVKTTYSVSVMGGGTSVNAIPYESWMEIDMRSESPEKLNEVDQLLQAAIQRALKEENGLKRQGPDLTVDVKKIGDRPSGKTEATAPIVQHAMAVTKFMNAEPQLDVASTNANTPIALGIPAITIGSGGIGGGEHALNEWWLNDKGYLGMQRILLVLLTEAGLDKGSSTKATKR from the coding sequence ATGAATCAACTTTCCTCGCTAACAGCCGTCGCCTTTGTCATTACGTCCTTCCATGTTCAGGCGCAGCAAACACCCCAAAAAACTCCTCAGCCATCCGGAATTGAGAAACGGTATGTAGATGAAGTAAAAGTACTGGCAGATCAGCCAGCGGTTAAAAAAGCGTTTCAGGTTTTCATTGACCTGGAACCCCAAACGAAACAGGATCACGTTACACTTACCGAAATTCCATCCCCTCCCTTCAAAGAAAGCGTCCGCGCAAAAAAATACGCGGCTATGCTCAAAGAGGCTGGTGCCGATTCGGTCTGGATCGATGAAGTCAGTAACGTAATTGCCAAACGGAAAGGGCGATCGGGAAAGAAAACCGTTGTTGTCGAGTCGCACCTGGATACGGTTTTTCCTGAGGGGACTGATGTAAAAATTAAACCCCACGGCGATACGCTCTACGCCCCTGGCATTGGTGATGACACACGGGGGCTGGCCGCCATCCTGGCCGTTCTGAAAGGCATGGAAAAAGCGTCCATCGAAACCGAAGCCGACGTATTGTTCGTTGGGGCAGTTGGTGAAGAAGGCCTGGGTGATCTTCGGGGAGTGAAACATTTACTCAGACCCGGAAGCCCCAAAGTTGATTCGTATATAGCCGTTGATGGCGATGGTATCAGTAGCATTGTGCACCGTGGCCTGGGTTCGCACCGGTATCGGGTTACGTTTAAAGGACCGGGAGGGCATTCTTACGGGTCATTTGGTATTGTCAACCCCCACAGTGCCGCCGGAAAAGCTATTTATTACTTCACAACAGAGGCCGATAAAGCAACTCGCCAGGGTGTTAAAACGACCTATAGCGTCAGCGTAATGGGCGGGGGCACGTCGGTCAATGCCATTCCCTACGAATCCTGGATGGAGATCGATATGCGTTCCGAAAGCCCCGAGAAACTCAATGAAGTTGATCAGTTATTGCAGGCAGCTATCCAGCGGGCACTGAAAGAAGAAAATGGCCTCAAACGCCAGGGGCCCGACCTGACCGTTGATGTCAAAAAGATCGGAGATCGACCATCGGGTAAAACGGAAGCTACAGCCCCCATCGTCCAACACGCCATGGCCGTAACGAAGTTTATGAATGCGGAACCACAGTTGGACGTAGCCTCCACAAACGCCAATACACCCATTGCGTTAGGTATTCCGGCCATCACCATCGGCAGCGGAGGAATTGGCGGGGGCGAACACGCCCTGAACGAGTGGTGGCTGAATGACAAAGGCTACCTGGGCATGCAGCGTATTCTACTCGTATTGCTCACCGAAGCAGGTCTGGATAAAGGCAGTAGCACAAAGGCGACAAAGCGTTAA
- the ggt gene encoding gamma-glutamyltransferase, protein MNRLPICYCFILLCLVTSHLSGQGQSTDKGDRITGPNFATRSPILARHGMVATSHPLATQIALDILKQGGTAVDAAIAANAALGVIEPNNGGIGGDLFAIVWSAKDRKLYGLNASGRSPKGLTYDALKKVLGNQPLLPLYGPLSVSVPGAVDGWFQLHQRFGKLPMRNLLAPGIQYAREGVPVPQVIAYSWQVAARRLAANETIINEFGNFRKTFLIDGKAPEQGQVFRNPDLAATYEKLAKGGRDVFYKGDIADAIDRYARKAGLYLRKADLAAHQSSWITPISVNYRGYDVHELPPNGQGISVLQMLNIVEGFDLKSMGHNSADYLHLLVEAKKLAFEDRARHYADPDFSKASIDWLLTKEYATKRRQLIDLKKASERLDAGEPALRTGDTVYLTVADDQGNMVSLIQSNMLEFGSGMVPDGLGFVFHNRGTSFSMQLNHANVYAPGKRPFNTIIPGFVTKNGEPFLSFGVMGGAMQPQGHLQVLCNIIDFGMNVQEAGDAARFSHSGSSEPTGTQMTDGGRLALESGISTEVRAALEARGHHLAPTDFFGGYQAIQWDAVNRVYWGATEMRKDGQAAGY, encoded by the coding sequence ATGAATCGGCTACCTATCTGCTATTGTTTTATCCTCCTCTGCTTAGTCACGTCCCACCTGTCCGGCCAAGGCCAGTCAACCGATAAGGGGGATCGGATTACAGGGCCTAATTTTGCCACGCGCAGCCCCATTCTGGCCAGGCATGGAATGGTAGCGACCAGTCATCCACTGGCTACCCAAATTGCACTGGACATTCTGAAACAGGGCGGTACTGCCGTTGATGCAGCTATAGCGGCTAATGCGGCCCTCGGCGTTATTGAACCCAATAACGGAGGCATCGGAGGTGATTTGTTTGCCATTGTCTGGTCGGCAAAAGATCGAAAACTATACGGACTCAACGCCAGCGGACGCTCTCCTAAAGGACTCACTTATGATGCGCTGAAAAAGGTCTTGGGCAATCAACCGCTTCTTCCGCTGTACGGCCCTCTATCGGTTTCGGTACCTGGTGCGGTAGATGGCTGGTTCCAGTTACACCAGCGGTTTGGGAAACTACCGATGCGTAACCTGTTGGCGCCGGGCATTCAGTATGCGCGCGAAGGAGTCCCGGTTCCGCAGGTGATTGCCTATTCCTGGCAAGTAGCCGCCAGGCGGCTGGCCGCAAACGAAACCATCATAAACGAGTTTGGTAACTTCCGAAAAACATTCCTGATCGATGGAAAAGCACCCGAACAGGGGCAGGTATTCCGTAACCCCGATCTGGCTGCGACGTATGAGAAACTAGCGAAAGGCGGGCGTGATGTTTTCTATAAAGGAGACATTGCGGATGCCATCGACCGCTATGCACGCAAAGCGGGCTTATACCTGCGCAAAGCCGACCTGGCAGCTCACCAAAGTTCCTGGATAACACCGATCTCGGTCAACTATCGGGGGTACGACGTTCATGAATTGCCGCCCAATGGTCAGGGAATTTCGGTGTTGCAAATGCTGAATATTGTGGAAGGCTTCGATCTGAAGAGCATGGGCCACAACAGCGCCGATTACCTGCACCTGTTAGTGGAAGCGAAGAAACTAGCATTTGAAGACCGCGCCCGCCATTACGCTGACCCCGACTTTTCCAAAGCCTCTATCGACTGGTTGCTCACCAAGGAATATGCCACTAAACGCCGACAGCTAATTGACCTAAAGAAAGCATCTGAACGCCTGGACGCGGGTGAGCCAGCCCTACGTACCGGCGATACCGTTTACCTGACCGTGGCCGATGATCAGGGCAATATGGTCTCGCTCATTCAAAGTAATATGCTGGAATTTGGCAGTGGCATGGTTCCCGATGGACTGGGTTTCGTTTTCCATAATCGGGGAACCAGTTTCAGTATGCAACTTAATCACGCCAATGTGTACGCACCTGGCAAACGACCGTTCAATACCATCATTCCTGGTTTCGTCACCAAAAATGGCGAGCCATTTTTGAGCTTTGGGGTTATGGGTGGAGCCATGCAGCCGCAGGGTCATTTGCAGGTGTTGTGCAACATCATTGACTTTGGCATGAACGTGCAGGAAGCGGGTGATGCCGCCCGATTCAGCCATTCTGGGAGTAGCGAACCAACCGGAACACAGATGACGGATGGAGGGCGTTTGGCACTGGAAAGTGGAATTTCGACCGAGGTTCGGGCCGCTCTGGAAGCACGGGGGCATCACCTGGCTCCTACCGATTTCTTCGGAGGGTATCAGGCTATCCAGTGGGATGCCGTTAACCGGGTTTACTGGGGAGCAACGGAGATGCGGAAAGATGGGCAAGCTGCTGGTTATTAG
- a CDS encoding ferritin-like domain-containing protein has translation MTALADRIASFFSGHDSTTDEGLRDLFISELKSVYYTENQIVDALGKQAKASTTDEVRTAFLQHQEQSQTQVERLEQIFKIIGVRIEERVSEGINGLIDDVERMISTTESGSLTRDAGLIIGAQTIEHYEIAIYGSLLTLAHVLDFTQSAELLEITLAEEKETDRKLTALAESFVNKRSKEEEDQHPGSHHASRHSIADSNSNVTLGGPLGV, from the coding sequence ATGACAGCTCTGGCAGATCGAATAGCAAGTTTTTTTAGTGGGCATGATTCCACTACTGATGAAGGATTGAGAGACCTGTTTATCAGCGAATTGAAAAGTGTGTATTATACGGAGAATCAAATCGTAGATGCATTAGGTAAACAAGCCAAAGCCAGTACAACAGATGAAGTACGTACTGCATTTTTACAGCATCAGGAACAAAGTCAAACCCAGGTGGAGCGGCTAGAACAGATATTTAAAATTATTGGTGTACGAATCGAAGAGCGTGTTTCAGAAGGTATCAATGGGCTTATTGATGACGTAGAACGTATGATTTCAACAACGGAATCAGGTTCGTTAACGCGCGATGCCGGACTGATTATTGGCGCACAAACCATTGAGCATTACGAAATTGCTATTTACGGCTCGTTGTTAACACTAGCGCATGTACTTGATTTCACCCAGTCGGCAGAGTTGCTGGAAATAACCTTGGCAGAAGAAAAAGAAACGGACCGAAAGCTAACCGCACTCGCCGAATCGTTTGTCAATAAACGCTCTAAGGAAGAAGAAGATCAGCACCCCGGTAGCCATCATGCCAGCCGCCATTCCATAGCTGACTCCAATTCAAACGTTACATTAGGCGGCCCGCTAGGCGTATAG